The proteins below come from a single Caulobacter flavus genomic window:
- a CDS encoding aldo/keto reductase — MDYVELGRTGIQVSRCCLGTMTWGSQNSEEEAHAQMDYALGRGVTFWDTAEMYASPPTAETQGRTERYIGSWLARTGKRKDIVLASKVAGRGSAFGGLPWMRADGASTRQTRAQIDEAVEGSLKRLQTDYLDLYQLHWPDRAVRVFGGQTYKDYDDDYERFGDILEALDVHVKKGSIRALGVSNEFPWGVMKFLAESEAKGLPRIASIQNAYHLANRVFEYGLAEVAMREQVGLLAYSPLAQGQLTGKYLGGNLPEGSRKALYNRMQRYEGPGAIEAFTAYVDLARQNGLDPAQLALKFVDARPFVTATIIGATSMAQLKTDIDAFDLEWTEELEKAVNAIHAARPNPCP; from the coding sequence ATGGACTACGTCGAACTCGGCCGAACCGGCATCCAGGTCTCGCGATGCTGCCTGGGCACCATGACCTGGGGCTCTCAGAACAGCGAGGAGGAGGCCCACGCCCAGATGGACTACGCGCTGGGTCGCGGGGTCACCTTCTGGGACACGGCCGAGATGTACGCCAGCCCGCCCACGGCCGAGACGCAAGGGCGCACAGAGCGCTACATCGGCAGCTGGCTGGCCAGGACGGGCAAGCGCAAGGACATCGTCCTGGCCTCGAAGGTGGCCGGCCGGGGCTCGGCGTTCGGCGGCCTGCCGTGGATGCGCGCCGACGGCGCCAGCACCCGCCAGACCAGGGCCCAGATCGACGAGGCGGTCGAAGGCTCGCTCAAGCGCCTCCAGACCGACTATCTCGACCTCTACCAGCTGCACTGGCCCGACCGCGCCGTGCGGGTGTTCGGCGGCCAGACCTACAAGGACTACGACGACGACTACGAGCGCTTCGGCGACATCCTCGAGGCGCTGGACGTCCACGTGAAGAAGGGCTCGATCCGCGCGCTCGGCGTTTCCAACGAGTTCCCGTGGGGCGTGATGAAGTTCCTGGCCGAAAGCGAGGCCAAAGGTCTGCCGCGCATCGCCTCGATCCAGAACGCCTACCACCTGGCCAACCGGGTGTTCGAGTACGGCCTGGCCGAGGTGGCCATGCGCGAGCAGGTGGGCCTGCTGGCCTATTCGCCGCTCGCCCAGGGCCAGCTGACCGGCAAGTACCTGGGCGGAAACCTGCCCGAGGGCTCGCGCAAGGCGCTCTATAACCGCATGCAGCGCTACGAGGGGCCCGGCGCGATCGAGGCGTTCACGGCCTATGTGGATCTGGCCCGCCAGAACGGCCTGGACCCGGCCCAACTGGCGCTGAAGTTCGTCGACGCCCGCCCGTTCGTCACCGCCACGATCATCGGCGCGACCAGCATGGCGCAGCTGAAGACCGACATCGACGCCTTCGATCTGGAATGGACCGAGGAGCTGGAGAAGGCCGTCAACGCCATCCACGCCGCGCGGCCGAATCCTTGCCCGTGA
- a CDS encoding Bax inhibitor-1/YccA family protein codes for MNDFNRDYARTIPADRVDMSVDAGLRSFMLGVYNKVALGLLLSAALAWTTSSFPPVRDLLFQVNGNRVGYTLLGMVIAFAPLGILLFSSFVMKSINPRTAGVIYWSIVSLIGASLGTVVLMYTGGSVASTFLITATAFGALSLFGYTTKKDLTGFGSFLIIGLVGLILASIVSIFLPSGPLVFAINAIGVLIFAGLIAYDTQNLKMTYYQVGGDAAAKSVATNYGALNLYLDFINLFRFLLFFLGDRR; via the coding sequence ATGAACGACTTCAACCGCGACTATGCGCGCACGATCCCGGCGGATCGCGTCGACATGTCGGTTGACGCCGGGCTGCGCAGCTTCATGCTCGGCGTCTACAACAAGGTGGCGCTGGGCCTGCTCCTGTCGGCCGCCCTCGCCTGGACGACCAGCTCGTTCCCGCCCGTGCGCGACCTGCTGTTCCAGGTGAACGGCAACCGCGTCGGCTACACCCTGCTGGGCATGGTCATCGCCTTCGCGCCGCTGGGCATCCTGCTGTTCTCGAGCTTCGTGATGAAGTCGATCAACCCGCGCACCGCGGGCGTGATCTACTGGTCGATCGTGTCGCTGATCGGCGCGTCGCTCGGCACCGTGGTGCTGATGTACACCGGCGGCAGCGTGGCCTCGACCTTCCTGATCACGGCCACCGCCTTCGGCGCGCTCAGCCTGTTCGGCTACACCACCAAGAAGGACCTGACCGGCTTCGGCAGCTTCCTGATCATCGGTCTGGTGGGCCTGATCCTGGCCTCGATCGTGTCGATCTTCTTGCCGTCGGGCCCGCTGGTGTTCGCGATCAACGCCATCGGCGTGCTGATCTTCGCCGGCCTGATCGCCTACGACACGCAGAACCTGAAGATGACCTACTACCAGGTCGGCGGCGACGCGGCCGCCAAGTCGGTGGCCACCAACTACGGCGCGCTGAACCTGTACCTGGACTTCATCAACCTGTTCCGCTTCCTGCTGTTCTTCCTGGGCGACCGCCGCTAA
- a CDS encoding DUF2794 domain-containing protein, which yields MALDVSPPVGGVVFFERREIDQLLRLYGRMVAAGEWRDYGMGGAADHAAFSIFRHAAEAPLYRVEKWPELARKQGQWLVRGQGGMVLKRGHELAQVLRLFDKGRFKVVD from the coding sequence ATGGCCCTGGATGTTTCCCCTCCCGTCGGCGGCGTCGTGTTCTTCGAGCGGCGCGAGATCGACCAGCTCCTGCGCCTCTACGGCCGGATGGTCGCGGCCGGCGAGTGGCGCGACTACGGCATGGGCGGCGCGGCCGACCACGCGGCCTTCTCGATCTTCCGCCATGCCGCCGAGGCGCCGCTGTACCGCGTCGAGAAGTGGCCGGAGCTGGCCCGCAAGCAGGGCCAGTGGCTGGTGCGCGGCCAGGGCGGCATGGTGCTCAAGCGCGGTCACGAGCTGGCCCAGGTGCTGCGGCTGTTCGACAAGGGCAGGTTCAAGGTCGTCGACTGA
- a CDS encoding DUF1223 domain-containing protein, translated as MRTALISFVSLVLTSLVAAPAAAKSPVLVELFTAQGCSSCGKANQAAAELAERDDVLALTYSVDYWDYLGWKDTFAKPAFVERQRAYAKAFMLRDVPTPQVVVAGKVQASGAKAETVEKLIDGAHLPPAPDMEFVGTNRVAIGSGASPRGGAEVWLVRFDPRKQEIAVKRGDNRGQTIVHRNVVREIVKIGAWTGRPKMYRLPTLTKDDDLATAIIVQGAKGGRVLGVLPPGGKSR; from the coding sequence ATGCGTACGGCCTTGATCTCTTTTGTCTCCCTCGTCCTGACGAGCCTCGTCGCCGCCCCGGCCGCGGCCAAGTCGCCCGTGCTGGTCGAGCTGTTCACCGCCCAGGGCTGCTCGTCCTGCGGCAAGGCCAACCAGGCGGCGGCCGAGCTGGCCGAGCGCGACGACGTGCTGGCCCTGACCTATTCGGTCGACTACTGGGACTATCTGGGCTGGAAGGACACCTTCGCCAAGCCGGCCTTCGTCGAGCGCCAGCGCGCCTATGCCAAGGCCTTCATGCTGCGCGACGTGCCCACGCCCCAGGTGGTGGTGGCCGGCAAGGTCCAGGCGTCGGGCGCCAAGGCCGAGACCGTCGAGAAGCTGATCGACGGCGCCCACCTGCCGCCCGCGCCGGACATGGAGTTCGTCGGGACCAACCGCGTCGCCATCGGCTCGGGCGCCTCGCCGCGCGGCGGGGCAGAGGTGTGGCTGGTGCGGTTCGACCCGCGCAAGCAGGAGATCGCCGTCAAGCGCGGCGACAACCGCGGCCAGACCATCGTCCACCGCAACGTGGTGCGCGAGATCGTCAAGATCGGCGCCTGGACGGGCCGTCCGAAGATGTACCGCCTGCCGACCCTGACCAAGGACGACGACCTGGCCACCGCCATCATCGTCCAGGGCGCCAAGGGCGGCCGGGTGCTGGGCGTGCTGCCGCCCGGCGGCAAGAGCCGCTAG
- the acnA gene encoding aconitate hydratase AcnA → MASVDSLKTRRELVVGGKTYVYYSLRAAEEAGLAGTGSLPVSMKVLLENLLRYEDGVSVNEADLKAVANWLENKGSVEHEISFRPARVLMQDFTGVPAVVDLAAMRDAMVALGADPAKINPLNPVDLVIDHSVMVDNFGDSKAYDANVKREYERNIERYRFLRWGSSAFNNFRVVPPGTGICHQVNLEYLAQTVWTAMVDGAEVAYPDTVVGTDSHTTMVNGLSVLGWGVGGIEAEAAMLGQPIPMLIPEVIGFKLTGAMPEGATATDLVLTVTQMLRKKGVVGKFVEFYGDALANLTLEDQATIANMAPEYGATCGFFPISAATVAFLKGTGRDADRVALVEAYAKEQGLWWEPGVAEPTFTDSLELDLSTVLPSLAGPKRPQDRVLLSDASSKFAESLVGEFGKAESPEFRAPVEGEDFDVGHGDVVIAAITSCTNTSNPSVLIAAGLLAKNAVAKGLKAKPWVKTSLAPGSQVVTDYLAKAGLTKHLDALGFNLVGYGCTTCIGNSGPLPENISKTINDNDLVACSVLSGNRNFEGRVNPDVRANYLASPPLVVAYALAGSLKIDLNTQPIGKDKKGNDVFLRDIWPSNEDIAALQRKSINEKMFASRYGDVFKGDKNWQGIKVTGGQTYAWEGESTYVQNPPYFPNMSMTPAPVTDIVEARVLAVFGDSITTDHISPAGSIKTSSPAGQYLVNHGVEPIDFNGYGARRGNHEVMMRGTFANIRIRNKITPEIEGGVTKHFPSGEVMPIYDAAMKYQAEGRPAVVFAGKEYGTGSSRDWAAKGTKLLGVRAVITESFERIHRSNLVGMGVLPLQFIADGWQKLELTGEELVSIRGLTDLAPRKQLIVELYRPTDGRIARFPVRCRIDTPTELEYFKNGGVLNYVLRNLAKAD, encoded by the coding sequence ATGGCGTCTGTAGACAGCCTCAAAACCCGCCGCGAACTCGTCGTCGGCGGTAAGACCTACGTCTATTACAGCCTTCGCGCCGCCGAGGAAGCCGGTCTGGCCGGCACGGGCTCGCTGCCCGTCTCGATGAAGGTGCTGCTGGAAAACCTGCTGCGCTACGAAGACGGCGTCTCGGTCAACGAAGCCGACCTGAAGGCCGTCGCCAACTGGCTGGAAAACAAGGGCTCGGTCGAGCACGAGATCAGCTTCCGCCCGGCCCGCGTGCTGATGCAGGACTTCACCGGCGTTCCGGCCGTCGTCGACCTGGCCGCCATGCGCGACGCCATGGTCGCCCTGGGCGCCGACCCGGCCAAGATCAACCCGCTGAACCCCGTCGACCTGGTCATCGACCACTCGGTGATGGTCGACAACTTCGGTGACTCGAAGGCCTACGACGCCAACGTGAAGCGCGAATACGAGCGCAACATCGAGCGCTACCGCTTCCTGCGCTGGGGTTCGTCGGCGTTCAACAACTTCCGCGTCGTGCCCCCCGGCACCGGCATCTGCCACCAGGTGAACCTGGAATACCTGGCCCAGACCGTCTGGACCGCCATGGTCGACGGCGCCGAAGTCGCCTACCCCGACACCGTCGTCGGCACCGACAGCCACACCACGATGGTCAACGGCCTGTCGGTCCTGGGCTGGGGCGTCGGCGGCATCGAAGCCGAAGCCGCCATGCTGGGCCAGCCGATCCCGATGCTGATCCCGGAAGTCATCGGCTTCAAGCTGACCGGCGCCATGCCGGAAGGCGCGACGGCCACCGACCTGGTGCTCACCGTCACCCAGATGCTGCGCAAGAAGGGCGTGGTCGGCAAGTTCGTCGAATTCTACGGCGACGCCCTGGCCAACCTGACCCTGGAAGACCAGGCGACGATCGCCAACATGGCTCCGGAATACGGCGCCACCTGCGGCTTCTTCCCGATCTCGGCCGCCACCGTCGCCTTCCTGAAGGGCACCGGCCGCGACGCCGACCGCGTCGCCCTGGTGGAAGCCTACGCCAAGGAACAAGGCCTGTGGTGGGAGCCCGGCGTCGCCGAGCCGACCTTCACCGACAGCCTGGAGCTCGACCTCTCCACCGTCCTGCCGTCGCTGGCCGGTCCGAAGCGCCCGCAGGACCGCGTCCTGCTGTCGGACGCCTCGAGCAAGTTCGCCGAGTCGCTGGTCGGTGAGTTCGGCAAGGCCGAAAGCCCCGAGTTCCGCGCGCCGGTGGAAGGCGAGGACTTCGACGTCGGCCACGGCGACGTGGTGATCGCCGCCATCACCTCGTGCACCAACACGTCGAACCCCTCGGTCCTGATCGCCGCCGGCCTGCTGGCCAAGAACGCGGTCGCCAAGGGCCTGAAGGCCAAGCCGTGGGTGAAGACCTCGCTGGCCCCCGGCTCGCAGGTGGTCACCGACTACCTGGCCAAGGCCGGCCTGACCAAGCACCTCGACGCCCTGGGCTTCAACCTCGTGGGCTACGGCTGCACCACCTGCATCGGCAACTCGGGCCCGCTGCCGGAAAACATCAGCAAGACGATCAACGACAACGACCTGGTCGCCTGCTCGGTGCTGTCGGGCAACCGCAACTTCGAAGGCCGCGTGAACCCGGACGTGCGCGCCAACTACCTGGCCTCGCCGCCGCTGGTGGTGGCCTACGCCCTGGCCGGCTCGCTGAAGATCGACCTGAACACCCAGCCGATCGGCAAGGACAAGAAGGGCAACGACGTCTTCCTGCGCGACATCTGGCCGTCGAACGAAGACATCGCCGCCCTGCAGCGCAAGTCGATCAACGAGAAGATGTTCGCCAGCCGCTACGGCGACGTCTTCAAGGGCGACAAGAACTGGCAGGGCATCAAGGTGACTGGCGGCCAGACCTACGCCTGGGAAGGCGAGTCGACCTACGTCCAGAACCCGCCCTACTTCCCGAACATGTCGATGACCCCCGCTCCGGTCACCGACATCGTGGAAGCCCGCGTCCTGGCCGTGTTCGGCGACTCGATCACCACCGACCACATCAGCCCGGCCGGTTCGATCAAGACCTCGAGCCCGGCTGGCCAGTACCTGGTCAACCACGGCGTCGAGCCGATCGACTTCAACGGCTACGGCGCCCGCCGCGGCAACCACGAAGTCATGATGCGCGGCACCTTCGCCAACATCCGCATCCGCAACAAGATCACCCCGGAGATCGAAGGCGGCGTGACCAAGCACTTCCCCTCGGGCGAAGTGATGCCGATCTACGACGCGGCCATGAAGTACCAGGCCGAAGGCCGTCCGGCCGTCGTGTTCGCCGGCAAGGAATACGGCACCGGCTCGTCGCGTGACTGGGCCGCCAAGGGCACCAAGCTCCTGGGCGTTCGCGCGGTGATCACCGAGAGCTTCGAGCGCATCCACCGCTCGAACCTGGTCGGCATGGGCGTGCTGCCGCTGCAGTTCATCGCCGACGGCTGGCAGAAGCTGGAACTGACCGGCGAAGAGCTGGTCTCGATCCGTGGTCTGACGGATCTGGCCCCGCGCAAGCAGCTGATCGTCGAGCTCTACCGCCCGACCGACGGCCGCATCGCCCGCTTCCCGGTGCGCTGCCGCATCGATACGCCGACCGAACTCGAGTACTTCAAGAACGGCGGCGTCCTGAACTACGTGCTGCGTAACCTGGCCAAGGCCGACTAA
- the ccmA gene encoding heme ABC exporter ATP-binding protein CcmA produces the protein MMRAVRIKGLSLSRGERTLFSGLDLDLESGDAITLTGRNGAGKTSLLRAVAGLLRPQAGTIGFEGSEGRILEAEAARADHLHLAGHHDGLKTARTAWEELLFQARWTGGTEALARAAVERLELSRLLDLEVRRLSAGQRRRVSLARLLASPRPLWLLDEPMAPLDAAHRAAFGAIMAEHLARGGMVLAAVHDPLPVPARQVEIGA, from the coding sequence ATGATGAGAGCCGTTCGCATAAAGGGTTTGAGCCTCTCGCGCGGCGAGCGGACCCTGTTCTCGGGGCTCGATCTGGACCTCGAAAGCGGTGACGCAATCACCCTCACCGGGCGAAATGGCGCGGGCAAGACCAGCCTGCTGCGGGCGGTCGCGGGCCTGCTGCGCCCCCAGGCCGGAACCATCGGTTTCGAAGGCTCCGAAGGGCGGATACTGGAGGCGGAGGCCGCCCGCGCCGACCACCTGCACCTGGCCGGCCACCACGACGGCCTGAAGACCGCCCGCACCGCCTGGGAGGAGCTGCTGTTCCAGGCCCGCTGGACCGGCGGGACCGAGGCCTTGGCCCGCGCCGCGGTCGAACGGCTGGAGCTGTCGCGCCTGCTCGACCTGGAGGTCCGCCGACTGTCGGCCGGCCAGCGCCGCCGCGTCTCCCTGGCCCGCCTGCTGGCCAGTCCCCGCCCCCTGTGGCTGCTCGACGAGCCGATGGCCCCGCTGGACGCCGCCCACCGCGCCGCCTTCGGCGCGATCATGGCCGAGCACCTGGCCCGGGGCGGCATGGTGCTGGCCGCCGTGCACGACCCCCTGCCCGTCCCCGCCCGCCAGGTGGAGATCGGCGCATGA
- the ccmB gene encoding heme exporter protein CcmB codes for MRGFGVLFRREFALAWGRGGGPLLALAFYACVVTLLPLAAGRAPERLASLAPGIAWLALALAALLSLERLFERDFEDGALDLLALGPAPLEAVAAAKCLAHWLAAGAPLALAAPVAAVILGASPAIMPLLFVCALAGGLAFSFLGGLGAALSLGSKRGGLLVAVIVLPLYAPPVIFGAGALDALTGGLPWTGGLLFLLAYSAAAVALSPLAMAAACRNALD; via the coding sequence ATGAGGGGGTTCGGCGTCCTCTTCCGACGCGAGTTCGCCCTGGCCTGGGGCCGGGGCGGCGGTCCGCTGCTGGCCCTGGCCTTCTACGCCTGCGTCGTCACCCTGCTGCCCCTGGCCGCCGGCCGCGCGCCCGAGCGGTTGGCCAGCCTGGCCCCCGGCATCGCCTGGCTGGCCCTGGCCCTGGCCGCCCTGCTCTCCCTGGAGCGCCTCTTCGAGCGCGACTTCGAGGACGGCGCGCTCGACCTTCTGGCGCTGGGCCCGGCCCCGCTGGAGGCGGTCGCGGCGGCGAAATGCCTGGCTCACTGGCTGGCGGCCGGCGCGCCCCTGGCCCTGGCGGCCCCCGTCGCGGCGGTGATCCTCGGCGCCTCGCCGGCGATCATGCCCCTGCTGTTCGTCTGCGCCCTGGCGGGAGGCCTGGCCTTCTCGTTCCTGGGCGGCCTGGGCGCGGCCCTGTCGCTGGGCAGCAAGCGCGGCGGCCTGTTGGTGGCGGTCATCGTCCTGCCGCTCTACGCCCCGCCGGTGATCTTCGGGGCCGGCGCGCTGGACGCCCTGACCGGCGGCCTGCCGTGGACGGGCGGGCTGCTTTTCCTGCTCGCCTACAGCGCCGCGGCGGTCGCCCTGAGCCCGCTGGCCATGGCCGCGGCCTGCCGCAACGCCCTGGACTGA
- a CDS encoding HlyD family secretion protein, whose protein sequence is MAETKKKKLVPLLVAGVAGAAILVGGVFWYIDKQRFESTDNAFVQADTVSVSPQVTGYVAEVLVADNQRVEAGQVLAKIDPSTFQAKLDQAIANAAALDAAIKSVDDKAVLEQALIQQRQAGVASAQADAGRARADLDRYDSLARQGWVSQQKVQTEAAGTKQSEATVASAQAALEAERRTASALGSARAQTVAQAAAAHAAVDQARIDLERTVIRAPAAGVVGARTVRPGQLVQPGVSLMSVVPVGQSFVVANFKETQVARLRVGQPVEIKADAFGKQKIVGKVDSFAPATGQEFALIPVENAVGNFTKITQRLPVKIAVERTGAGAALRPGLSVEVKVDVRDRSGASFADAGQGAGQGTAQVARAPTATQAR, encoded by the coding sequence ATGGCCGAGACGAAGAAGAAGAAGCTGGTTCCGTTGCTGGTGGCCGGCGTCGCCGGCGCGGCCATCCTTGTCGGCGGCGTGTTCTGGTACATCGACAAGCAGCGCTTCGAGAGCACCGACAACGCCTTCGTCCAGGCCGACACCGTGTCGGTCAGCCCGCAGGTCACCGGCTACGTGGCCGAGGTGCTGGTCGCCGACAACCAGCGGGTCGAGGCCGGCCAGGTGCTGGCCAAGATCGACCCCTCGACCTTCCAGGCCAAGCTCGACCAGGCGATCGCCAACGCCGCGGCCCTCGACGCCGCCATCAAGAGCGTCGACGACAAGGCCGTCCTCGAGCAGGCCCTGATCCAGCAGCGCCAGGCCGGCGTCGCCAGCGCCCAGGCCGACGCCGGCCGGGCCCGCGCCGACCTCGACCGCTACGACTCCCTGGCCAGGCAGGGCTGGGTCTCGCAGCAGAAGGTCCAGACCGAGGCCGCCGGGACCAAGCAGTCCGAAGCCACCGTCGCCAGCGCCCAGGCCGCCCTCGAAGCCGAGCGTCGCACGGCCTCGGCCCTCGGCTCGGCCCGCGCCCAGACCGTCGCCCAGGCCGCCGCCGCCCACGCCGCCGTCGACCAGGCCCGCATCGACCTGGAACGCACCGTGATCCGCGCCCCCGCCGCCGGCGTCGTCGGCGCGCGCACCGTGCGTCCGGGCCAGCTGGTGCAGCCGGGCGTCTCGCTGATGTCGGTGGTGCCGGTGGGCCAGAGCTTCGTGGTCGCCAACTTCAAGGAGACCCAGGTCGCCCGCCTGCGCGTCGGCCAGCCGGTCGAGATCAAGGCCGACGCCTTCGGCAAGCAGAAGATCGTCGGCAAGGTCGACAGCTTCGCCCCCGCCACCGGCCAGGAGTTCGCCCTGATCCCGGTCGAGAACGCGGTCGGCAACTTCACCAAGATCACCCAGCGCCTGCCGGTGAAGATCGCGGTCGAGCGCACCGGCGCCGGCGCGGCCCTGCGTCCGGGCCTGTCGGTCGAGGTCAAGGTCGACGTCCGCGACCGCTCCGGCGCGTCCTTCGCCGATGCGGGCCAAGGGGCCGGCCAGGGAACCGCGCAGGTGGCGCGCGCCCCGACCGCGACCCAGGCCCGCTAG
- a CDS encoding DHA2 family efflux MFS transporter permease subunit, whose amino-acid sequence MTDAALPASAKPAPAKPAGEVDWTKLFLGFGAMVIGQFMAILDIQIVAASLPQIQAGVGASADQVSWIQTAYLIPEVVMIPLSGYLSRLWGTQRLYMASCLGFIVMSVATGLSSSIDMMILTRALQGFIGGAMIPTVFAVAFTAFPPERRITASVIMGLIVTLAPTVGPTLGGHLTEWLSWRWLFFINVPPGILVLFAVAKWGDFDKGDPSLAKGFDWSGLAFMAVFLMSMQYVLEEGAKENWFEDDLILGLTVVTVVTGVVFIWRQLTYKNPIVELKAFANRNFSIGVMMTAISGASLFGGTFLLPQFLSRVRGYSASEVGTTMVVSGLSMFATGPIAGRIVRKVDPRIPMCIGFLLAGWGMYMAHGVTKNWGFWEFAWVQACRGVGVMIAMIATQQITMSTLPQHMVKNASGLVNLARNTGGAIGLALLATSITQQTALYFSDMSSKVMNGGEAGTMMAGLAARMQQLGVSDPDGAARKAIGNMMNQQATVLAFGDSFTLLAYGCFAAALVSLLAAPPKVIPPPPSDAH is encoded by the coding sequence GTGACCGACGCCGCCCTCCCCGCTTCCGCCAAGCCCGCTCCGGCCAAGCCGGCGGGCGAGGTCGACTGGACCAAGCTGTTCCTCGGCTTCGGGGCCATGGTCATCGGCCAGTTCATGGCCATCCTCGACATCCAGATCGTCGCGGCCTCGCTGCCGCAGATCCAGGCGGGCGTCGGGGCCAGCGCCGACCAGGTCAGCTGGATTCAGACCGCCTACCTGATCCCCGAGGTCGTGATGATCCCGCTGTCGGGATACCTGTCGCGGCTGTGGGGCACCCAGCGGCTCTACATGGCCTCGTGCCTGGGCTTCATCGTGATGAGCGTCGCGACGGGCCTGTCGTCGTCGATCGACATGATGATCCTGACCCGGGCCCTGCAGGGCTTCATCGGCGGGGCGATGATCCCCACGGTGTTCGCCGTGGCCTTCACCGCCTTCCCGCCCGAGCGCCGGATCACCGCCAGCGTCATCATGGGCCTGATCGTCACCCTGGCCCCGACCGTCGGCCCCACCCTGGGCGGCCACCTGACCGAGTGGCTGTCCTGGCGCTGGCTGTTCTTCATCAACGTCCCGCCCGGGATCCTGGTGCTGTTCGCGGTGGCCAAGTGGGGCGACTTCGACAAGGGCGACCCCAGCCTGGCCAAGGGCTTCGACTGGTCGGGCCTGGCCTTCATGGCCGTCTTCCTGATGAGCATGCAGTACGTGCTTGAGGAAGGCGCCAAGGAGAACTGGTTCGAGGACGACCTGATCCTGGGCCTGACCGTCGTGACCGTGGTCACCGGCGTGGTCTTCATCTGGCGGCAGCTGACCTACAAGAACCCGATCGTCGAGCTGAAGGCCTTCGCCAACCGCAACTTCAGCATCGGCGTGATGATGACCGCGATCTCGGGCGCCAGCCTGTTCGGCGGCACCTTCCTGCTGCCGCAGTTCCTCAGCCGCGTGCGGGGCTACTCGGCCTCGGAAGTGGGCACGACCATGGTGGTCTCGGGCCTGTCGATGTTCGCCACTGGCCCGATCGCCGGCCGCATCGTCCGCAAGGTCGACCCGCGCATCCCCATGTGCATCGGCTTCCTGCTGGCCGGCTGGGGCATGTACATGGCCCACGGGGTGACCAAAAACTGGGGCTTCTGGGAATTCGCCTGGGTGCAGGCTTGCCGCGGCGTGGGTGTCATGATCGCCATGATCGCCACCCAGCAGATCACGATGAGCACCCTGCCCCAACACATGGTCAAGAACGCCTCGGGCCTCGTGAACCTCGCGCGCAACACTGGCGGCGCCATCGGCCTGGCGCTGCTGGCCACCAGCATCACCCAGCAGACCGCCCTCTACTTCAGCGACATGTCGTCGAAGGTGATGAACGGCGGCGAGGCCGGGACGATGATGGCGGGCCTCGCCGCGCGCATGCAGCAGCTGGGCGTCAGCGACCCCGACGGCGCGGCCCGCAAGGCGATCGGCAACATGATGAACCAGCAGGCCACGGTGCTGGCCTTCGGCGACAGCTTCACGCTCCTGGCCTACGGCTGCTTCGCCGCCGCCCTGGTCAGCCTGCTGGCCGCCCCGCCCAAGGTGATCCCGCCGCCGCCCTCGGACGCCCACTGA
- a CDS encoding TetR/AcrR family transcriptional regulator: protein MPRIAGQIDVAKTEAILDAAVEVIGQRGLSAPMEEIARRAGVSKQTVYNHYGSKAELVKALMARRVARITAPLREPGAVDNPREALEAFARSMLETVTTTNGYSVLRVIIQGAGEMPDVASEVFEAGPRQARRQLAAFLATETQLGRLAVDDAEQAAEFFAGMVMGHSQLRALLRLPSDRTPAEFDAQAAAAADRFMRAYAP, encoded by the coding sequence ATGCCCAGGATCGCCGGCCAGATCGACGTCGCCAAGACCGAAGCCATCCTCGACGCCGCCGTCGAGGTGATCGGCCAGCGCGGCCTGTCGGCTCCGATGGAGGAGATCGCCCGCCGGGCCGGCGTGTCCAAGCAGACGGTCTACAACCACTACGGCTCCAAGGCCGAGCTGGTGAAGGCGCTGATGGCCCGCCGCGTGGCCCGCATCACCGCCCCGCTGCGCGAGCCCGGGGCGGTCGACAATCCGCGCGAGGCCCTGGAGGCCTTCGCCCGCTCGATGCTGGAGACCGTGACCACCACCAACGGCTATTCGGTGCTGCGGGTGATCATCCAGGGCGCGGGCGAGATGCCAGACGTGGCGAGCGAGGTGTTCGAGGCCGGCCCTCGCCAGGCCCGCCGCCAGCTGGCCGCCTTCCTGGCGACCGAGACGCAGCTGGGCCGCCTGGCCGTCGACGACGCCGAGCAGGCCGCCGAGTTCTTCGCCGGCATGGTGATGGGCCACAGCCAGCTGCGGGCCCTGCTGCGCCTGCCGTCGGACCGCACCCCCGCCGAGTTCGACGCCCAGGCCGCCGCCGCGGCGGACCGGTTCATGCGGGCCTACGCGCCGTGA